In Plasmodium chabaudi chabaudi strain AS genome assembly, chromosome: 9, the sequence gcaaaaaattaatatacatatataatgattattttttaatctgtcatttttttaatacaaatttaattattgggaaatatataaatatattttttatttaatggCAAACTCATggaattaatatatattaaaaaaaaagtaatataaagagcatatataattattacgaaaattttttgtaaaattgataatttttaagtatttatatttgttttgataaaattaattttgtcCTTAATGTAGCCAAAATTAGCACAATTTTTGAAcaaaattggaaaatatgttttattatttttaggaAAAATAGATAGTTgtaacataatatattgttaaGGCGGGGAACTTCACAAGGAGAAAACGACGTAATTTAAATAGTTAcaatgtaatatatatatgtgcatatatatgtagcaagaatattttcatatgtaTGCTTGTAGGGAAATTAAATTCACGttcctttttctttttttagtGCCTGTTCGATTCGGCTCTGTTTCTTTAGGCtacttttataatttgtcttcttattttcatttacttTTCTAACTTTACATTtggttaataaaatattttgagaAAATGCCGCAATGGGGTGCTGGTAATTCAAGAGCTATCGAATCAAGGATGAGGaagaaaatggaaaaagaTCGAAAGCAGAAAGAATTGGAAGAAAAACGATTAGATGAATATTGGAAAGACgatgataaaaaagttCAAGCAAAAATTCAAAGAAAAGTATAATTCTATTCAtacttcatttttaatactaGTGTAATTGTTATACTTGgtcttttttgtttaaaccatataatttttgcattctctatatatttcatttttataaaaaatgtaaaataaaaaaatatatgtaaaggTTTCGAgttttaaattttgataaaattcaaatttaCACTTTTAGATCGAAgctgaaaataaaaaacaacaaaAGTTGGACAGGAAAAAGGAACTGAGAGAATTGTATGGCGAAGAAGAAAAAGCATTAAAGACAAACAAAGAGAGTGTAAGTTTttcacataaaaaaaacaataaaaatagtagcaataataatgaCAGCTTTCATTTGCTTGAATAATTATGTGtctctttttaatttactattcttttttttttttgaaaaacaGAAATCCgcaaatacaaaaataacgCAAGCTCAGATTTTGCAGAGATTGATAGAAGAGaagaaaaaggaaatgaaggacgaaaagaaaaagacgGTAAGAATATATTcgcaaatatatttttcatcccttttaataattaacaatataaaaaagttgtaaagatggataaaaaatatatatacaactgaaaatattacattattttgtgatatatgcatatttatttattcatttgttCGTTTATgatttgtttctttttgaAGGGAAACGTAAATGTTCATGAAATGGAATTGGAAGATAATATCAATCATATTATTAGGGACGAAATGAATAATTACGATGAATGCATAAatggtaaaaaaaaataattaagaaaatgatgatattcTACATATTTGTATGCTCTTTAAACTATAATGTATGGAGAATGGTTAGGGTTATTTACTAtgttattcattttttatttttgtttagcTACTGGAATTGATAATATCATTAGCTCTTTGGGAAATGTGTCGTTtgaaaaaacgaaaaaggTGAAAGCGGTAAGCAGAAAATGGCATAACAACTTTTATCTCGTTCCAGTTTAAACCTATTTAATCGTGTTTCTACATATTCgctacattattatttccccCGAATTAggcttataaaaaatatgaagaagAGAATTTACCACTTGTAAAGGAGGAGTACAAAAACTTGAAGTTATCACAGTATAAGCAGATATTATGGAAAAAGGTAAGGGCAATATACATTATGGTGTCAAgctaaataaatatgtgtgtatattagatatatttatggctaaatacaatatatgtatatggttaattatttatagttCAAAAAATCAGCTGATAACCCAATGAATCAAAAggattaaattaaaatgataataataatatatagggGAAAATGCTCACAAAaattgatataaaaaagtggATAGTATTTTTTGCTTGTATGTTATACGAAggattatatatgtattaattGTTAACTCAATATTTATGGccctttaatttttttgccgctttttatatataatttattttatattttattatgataaatatgattattattttttttgttttattatgaaaaaaacatcaCGATGCGAAACACCAAAGTCCGTAGGAACTCGACGCAGCTATATATGCGTAATACGcaattaaatatgtattaatatattttatacctTGTGAAAATAgcattgttattatatatatatgcgtttctttttattttggcatttttatacatatagtCAACTGTCACACGTATTTCCCATTATTAAACAgcgatttttttaatttagaATATAATCgtgaattattttatttatttttttttaaaataatttatatcctTTTATTGAAAGAAGTAAGGAATTAAAAGGAACAATTAGCTcgtaaataatattatatgggcatataacaatattatatatcactataaaaatacaacatattaaattaaaaacagTGTCAACAAAAGGTATAGGAAAGTAAagcaatataatttaataaaaagtatgaaaaaaggaacgatataacaattttgtatatatttatttttgtaaatatgctaaattaaaaaacagTTTTAAGTATAAATGGTGAAATCAATTGGTATTAGGATgggaaatatattatgaccAGTTTgttatgcaaaaaaaataaagtataaTAGCGACATTACTATTATGCATAAAGTTTGTTATACCGAATTGGATATATGTACAAAATAAGAATGTGAAAAAAGGTTAaacaattttgaaaataaatacgtATCAAAGTATATGAAAGAGGAAAAAAGCACACACATTTtaagtataataaaaattgaagatttatatttatttttcgatTAATAATGGAAAGAATTTTATCATCAATAGGGCGACTAAGTGTATTTGCAGGTGGGTTGAGTTTAATTCCATACACATTTGTATATGATGTTGATGGAGGGGAAAGATGTGTAATGTTCAATAGATTTGGAGGTGTCAGTGAAAAAACATATGGAGAGGGAagtcatttttattttccatgGTTTCAAActccatatatatatgatataaaaatgaaacctAAAGTAATAAATACAACAACAGGTACTAAAGATTTACAAATAGTTACATTAAGTTTAAGGCTATTATTTAGACCGCATACAAAACATTTGCCATATTTACATAGTACTTTAGGACCAGATTATGATGAGCGTGTATTACCATCGATTGGTAATGAAGTATTAAAAGCTGTTGTGGCTAGATATAATGCTGAATCTTTATTAACACAAAGAGATACGATTTCTAAAGAAATAAGAGAAAGCATTACAGCAAGAGCCAAACAGTTTAATATCGTTTTAGATGATGTAGCTATTACACATTTGAGTTATGGTAAAGAATTTGCTAAAGCTATTGAAGATAAACAAGTAGCACAACAAGAAAGTGAACGAGTTAAATTTATTGTTGCAAAAACGGAGCAAGAAAAAATTGCTGCTGTTATTAAAGCAGAAGGAGAAGCAGAAGCTGCAAAATTAATTTCTACAGCTGTAAAACAATATGGTAATAGTTTATTAGAAATAAGAAAATTAGAAGCAGCTAAAGAAATAGCAGAAAATTTAAGTAAGTCTAAAAATGTTACTTATTTTCCATCAacatcaaatatattattaaatccTAAAAATCTTTAAtaaattcttttaaattaatataaaagacaattggataatataatttcataaattatcaaatttagaatgttttaaattaaaactaAAAGGTGTATAAATAGGAAcaatgaattatttttattaaaatatttttttttagacttgttaatttttgtattattttatcatatcctattttttttttattaaccatgtatttatttaattttttttgctgcATTATTAATTTGCGTGCCCCTTAATGTTTTTCTCTTTAACAATTTGAAAGGGGTACAGTtattttaacttttttccattttattttgtttacttTCCATAAGAATGCAcctatgaatatatatggtTGCTAACTTAAAATAATAcgatcataaaaaaatatgtaaaagtaataattaaatgttTTAAGCATGcacatacatattatatcgAATTATATGTAGACAtgtattttgtattataatacacagttattgtatttttataattagaGTGCTATTTTGAACaggttaattttttgtgatGTTATTATGTGTAACAGCCAAATCAGGTTGAATGCTTCCcaattgaaatatttatttaattttttttatataacaaataaataatgaaaatatttgattattttatattttttttatgatttcactatattttgtttttttcctttCAAAATTaagcaaataaaatatagtgTTTATTAAGAcgacataataataaaaaaaattgattaGAATATGAAATTTGAAGTGTAGTTAAAATTTTgcagaaaaatattttttagctTACCtacatttttgtatatatgtatttatatgaagaataaaaaagtatttaaatgtaattattttcGGAAATATGGggtaacaaaaaataaaaataattataagaataaaatacaagtgtgaatatgtatatgtgcgtatatattttttcaatttctttagctttattttaataaaggctgcaaaaaagtatttttCGACAGTAAAgtgaaattaaatttattcgGTAAATAAACAGAAAAATAAGAAgcaattataatttatatgggtaataatattttaagtcTTAATAAcagatatatattattcatgTAAAATGCCAATTTTGTTACCATAAAGCGcgaagaaataaattaaatgttttaaaaaattataaatacaatatatatatttatgaatgtaaattataattacatgatttagtaaaataacaaaatatggcttctataaatattgaatcatatatagaaagtatgtaaaaaagttaataaaaaacaaagaaaagtatagcattatatatatatgttcttaagatatattattacttcttttttttttagatgAAATATTAGTCATTACTAAAGATGGTAGAATATTTACaggaaaattaaaagggTTTGATCAAacaacaaatataatactaGGAAATTGTTATGAAAGGATATACAAAGAATctttggaaaaaataagcttaggaatatatattataagagGAGATAATGTGTAAGCCtattaaaaaggaatataaaaatggaagcAATAAGGGTTCACACATTTATAATAACCTATGGAATTGGAactaaattatatatatattttttctttttttagaaCACTAATAGGGGAAATAGACGAAGAGGTGGATAGAAACATccttcaaaataaaattaaaccCGAAATGCTCAAACCAGTAATgctaatttaataaaaaaaacaaaggcatcttataaaatatgccaAACCAAACATAATACATATGTGCTTGTTATATGTATGGCCACTCTATAATACCGTTACacttaataatttttttttattttttttagataaTATACTAGACtttgataattttgtaaGAACTATCTTTTTAGTAATTTATGGATTTTAGAATGAGcataaatatgattatatacgttttattaatattttgagAAGACTTAAAAGGTTTTAATAACGGGGgagatattatatatatgccaCTAAACATATTCATGAGATATATATCTACCAACTCGATAACTATACAATGTCTTGGAAATGCCAAAAATGGGGTAtcattttgaataataaaatgtatataaacaatGAATGTATTTTAGTtgcttatataaaaaataatagacatgttaaaacgaaaaaaataaacaaaaacagTTTTAATGATACGccaaaataaatcaatttgtaaaataaatatgatcaCATGGATAATATACCGCATATTTAAGagaaaacaattttaaaaaaatttagaataaaaaatgcttatatatggatatattaatacaCATATGCATGCATGTAGttataaacaatatatgtatgaGATCCTTTGGTAGACGGAAAGTCTTAcacattataaatttaattaattttttttattttttggttatcataatatatattttttaaagttgCGATGTGCTCGTAACTGTTCATTATTAACTCAcgcatattttattatactatCTTTTagtgttatattttttgttctgTTTTTTTCGCATTTTAtgcttaattttttaataagataattaatatttatgtatatagtttttttttcaatttgaAATAGAATTATACCAActttatcaaataattggaaaaataaaattatattttttataactattATTCCGCATTTTTACTTCTGTCCTATGTCattcataaataatgtaGATATAGGAACATGTTTAATATTGTTGAGATTTGTTATAGTGagtatatgaataaatggTGATATAGAGAATTAAACATTTCTAACTACattaatattgaaaaaacaattgataacatatttatattcgtTTGTTACTTTATTGGCTTGATGTAACATAGTCATGTCTGTAATGTACATATAACCAAATTCATCATTTACAAGATcaattgaaaatttttgtaaatttgatttattctttaaaaattgaattAAATCTTTTGTTCCattaatagaaaaattattatgatcaGACAAATTGTTTGAATATAGAGGGGAGCATGTATCTTGTGTGTTATCATTAAAATTGCAATGGCTGTTAATTGTCGTATCAGTACTGGTTGAACTTTTGTTGTAATGCATAGCTTGAGGATCTTCCTGGTTTAGGGTTGTGTCTTTTTTAGTAGTGATATGACTATTGGGTTGTAAAtgtgtgttttttttcaaattttgataaaattgttttattctATTAGTACAATAATGAATTGCGTAATCATCTTCTATAggtataatattataccaAAATATTCCCGAGCCTTGAATAGGTTTAattgataaattataataaggGAATGTAGTTTCGCCATCTTTATTTacatcatttaaataaattaaaagtgTAGCTCGTCGAAATGAGCCATCATGatgtaaattaaaataattattttgttcatatttaacTATAGCTAATGGTTCTAAATAACATAAAGGTATTTTAACAAGATCACATATAGTATTTTCTAATTCTATTATACTTTGAtcttttgtatatattatagtaGAATCATTATCGATATGTGTTTCTTGGATCATTGATTTATTTCGAATGGTATATAAGAATACAGTTGAACTAGTTCTATTTATTGaatttgttaatttataattttcttgtTTATCATTTGAATAACCAATTGAtgttttactttttttatatttattttcacacatagataaaattttttctattacattttttgggACAATGTTGTAAATAATTGCCATATTGTTAGGGataatttgaattttaaaaaatatttttttattatcttgaattttataattgtcATTTAGATTATTTGCATTCTGTCCATTTTCCTCATCAATTTCATCACTTAAGTACAAAAGATAGGAtggatattttttgtaaaagtaaatatttttttcattaattaccttttttattatagtttcaatattatcattatgtTCAAGATTGTTATcgtataattttattccaaatctatttttttcaacattCTCAATTATTTTAGTTTGATTTATGggattaaaaatgttttttgttttttgaaTGGTAAGGTTGTCTTCATTTTTCTCTCCAAAGGAGAATTTATTGCTACCTGTTTGTtctatattcattttatttttctctatcattataatgatatttatttatagaaaatgtgtattattttttggcaattttttttttgttacataatattttaagttgaaatattttatgcttTTTTTGGGAATTacacttatttttttgttcgaTTCGATCTGTAATGttgtaattatttttattttatccgTTTATGTTACATAtgatatatgcatttttttttaggcaatatgatgaaataaatattatacaaatatagttaatatatttttctgaTGTTGTATTagaacaaatatatattattccctttttatatgtatgaatattttcacgcactatatatgcataaatgtGCTAATaaatacttaaaaaaatgtaaaaaaatataatttcccaattttttatttgtatatattatataaaatttacatttcctaattattatcatattttatacatatcataattttaatgaaatatatattgtgtgtgtgaaaaaatggaaataaccTTATCTAATTtggtaaaatatttttatagatccagcacaatattttattttcctcttattattaatattaccatattatgaacaagaaaataaaaaatcatcAGTTAAACgcttattttcatctttttgggcattaaaaatttgtctttttttgGCTAAACTTTCATTGAGGGTTACACGTTTCCTGCTTAGAAGTTTTTTCATTGTTTCTGtcattccattttttgtatcaTTGATGTTTttagatttttttttaattatgctAGCActtgatatatatacttgttCGTTTTTTTCGTAATCTAGATTGTTTGCTAACGTATCTTTTAGGCAGTCTTCCTGCATTTCTACATAATTCATTACCTTTGTATTTTCAGTATTTGGTACTTGATTATTTGGCACTGGCTCATTTTTGCTTTCTCCAAAACAGTTGTCT encodes:
- a CDS encoding coiled-coil domain-containing protein 124, putative; translation: MPQWGAGNSRAIESRMRKKMEKDRKQKELEEKRLDEYWKDDDKKVQAKIQRKIEAENKKQQKLDRKKELRELYGEEEKALKTNKESKSANTKITQAQILQRLIEEKKKEMKDEKKKTGNVNVHEMELEDNINHIIRDEMNNYDECINATGIDNIISSLGNVSFEKTKKVKAAYKKYEEENLPLVKEEYKNLKLSQYKQILWKKFKKSADNPMNQKD
- a CDS encoding prohibitin 1, putative: MERILSSIGRLSVFAGGLSLIPYTFVYDVDGGERCVMFNRFGGVSEKTYGEGSHFYFPWFQTPYIYDIKMKPKVINTTTGTKDLQIVTLSLRLLFRPHTKHLPYLHSTLGPDYDERVLPSIGNEVLKAVVARYNAESLLTQRDTISKEIRESITARAKQFNIVLDDVAITHLSYGKEFAKAIEDKQVAQQESERVKFIVAKTEQEKIAAVIKAEGEAEAAKLISTAVKQYGNSLLEIRKLEAAKEIAENLSKSKNVTYFPSTSNILLNPKNL
- a CDS encoding U6 snRNA-associated Sm-like protein LSm8, putative, which encodes MASINIESYIENEILVITKDGRIFTGKLKGFDQTTNIILGNCYERIYKESLEKISLGIYIIRGDNVTLIGEIDEEVDRNILQNKIKPEMLKPIIY
- a CDS encoding prolyl 4-hydroxylase subunit alpha, putative, which produces MIEKNKMNIEQTGSNKFSFGEKNEDNLTIQKTKNIFNPINQTKIIENVEKNRFGIKLYDNNLEHNDNIETIIKKVINEKNIYFYKKYPSYLLYLSDEIDEENGQNANNLNDNYKIQDNKKIFFKIQIIPNNMAIIYNIVPKNVIEKILSMCENKYKKSKTSIGYSNDKQENYKLTNSINRTSSTVFLYTIRNKSMIQETHIDNDSTIIYTKDQSIIELENTICDLVKIPLCYLEPLAIVKYEQNNYFNLHHDGSFRRATLLIYLNDVNKDGETTFPYYNLSIKPIQGSGIFWYNIIPIEDDYAIHYCTNRIKQFYQNLKKNTHLQPNSHITTKKDTTLNQEDPQAMHYNKSSTSTDTTINSHCNFNDNTQDTCSPLYSNNLSDHNNFSINGTKDLIQFLKNKSNLQKFSIDLVNDEFGYMYITDMTMLHQANKVTNEYKYVINCFFNINVVRNV